From the genome of Candidatus Electrothrix communis, one region includes:
- a CDS encoding chemotaxis protein CheB: MDKKLKVLVVDDATFMTKAISDLLESDPDIEVVGVANNGLEGLEKIKELQPDVVTLDIDMPVMDGLQAVRHIMIESPVPIVVLSSLFSDGSITFEALRLGVVDFVAKPSGAISSDIHTAKQHIVDRIKLASAVNFQNIRRVRINKQTKEEGLADLYGFHPLDYIIAIGTSLTGPNTFIRLMTRLNAGLPAAAVILLEISPKILAAFAEKFNEFVLWKIEVARQGTVLEQGVCYIQSNMTSLTVGLNENGDPCFQLGDRVENPLNTFFRSAAEVFRENTVGVLLTGYGDDGSDGFSAIQEKSGKTIAQSVESCVYPNLTDIAIKRNKVDFIVQEAKLAEAIESVIR, translated from the coding sequence ATGGATAAAAAACTTAAGGTTCTTGTCGTTGATGATGCAACCTTTATGACCAAGGCGATCAGTGATCTGCTGGAATCGGATCCTGATATAGAAGTGGTTGGTGTTGCGAACAACGGCTTGGAAGGACTTGAAAAGATAAAGGAGCTTCAGCCGGATGTTGTTACTCTAGATATAGATATGCCGGTTATGGATGGGCTACAGGCTGTTCGCCACATCATGATAGAGTCTCCGGTTCCTATCGTGGTCCTGAGTTCGTTATTCAGTGACGGTTCTATCACGTTTGAGGCTTTACGGCTCGGGGTTGTCGATTTTGTGGCCAAGCCCTCAGGAGCGATATCAAGTGATATTCATACAGCTAAGCAGCATATTGTCGATCGTATCAAGCTTGCTTCAGCGGTTAATTTCCAGAATATACGAAGAGTTCGGATCAATAAACAAACAAAAGAGGAAGGTCTTGCCGACCTGTATGGGTTCCACCCCCTTGATTATATTATTGCCATAGGAACTTCGCTCACCGGACCCAATACCTTTATACGTTTGATGACCAGGCTTAATGCCGGTCTTCCAGCAGCAGCTGTTATTCTTTTGGAGATTTCTCCCAAAATACTCGCTGCCTTTGCTGAAAAATTTAATGAATTTGTCCTTTGGAAAATAGAAGTGGCTCGTCAGGGAACAGTCCTGGAGCAAGGGGTTTGCTATATTCAATCAAATATGACTTCATTGACCGTTGGGCTGAATGAAAACGGAGACCCTTGTTTTCAGCTTGGCGATCGAGTTGAAAATCCGTTGAATACTTTCTTTCGATCGGCAGCAGAGGTATTCAGAGAAAACACTGTTGGGGTGCTGCTTACAGGGTATGGAGATGATGGATCAGATGGATTTTCTGCGATTCAGGAAAAATCCGGTAAGACCATAGCGCAGAGTGTAGAGAGTTGCGTTTATCCCAATCTGACTGATATTGCAATTAAACGAAATAAAGTGGATTTTATTGTTCAAGAAGCGAAGCTTGCTGAGGCGATTGAGTCTGTTATTCGATAG